The sequence below is a genomic window from Candidatus Delongbacteria bacterium.
GCTCACCGTTTTCAACGAATACCCCTTCATAGATTGAACCAGCTACACTAACCTCGTGGTTAGTATTCCCACTGGTAATAGTTCTTTTATGTTAAAAGTCTGGTTTTAGAAGAAAAGAAGATTTTTCAACTCCTTTTCTTCTATTAAAAACAACACTCTCAAAAAGTATCTTGTACAGAAGTAGGCTTATTCTTTCAAAGCAAAGTAATAACTGAAGCCGGTTCAAATGCTAGTGGAAATAAATATTTTTTTTATTTATTTTTTATACAAATACGTATAAACTACGTATAACAAACAAAACTGAGGTAAGAGTGATGAAGCTGTTTTTTTACTGTATGATGATTTTATTTCTGTTTTCATGTTCTAAAAACAAAATAGAACAGAGTCCAGACGCAGAAATGATAAGTTTAAAAAAATATGATGTAGAGAAAGGTGCTGTTTCAATTGTTTCACCTGAATTAGGAGGACCTGGCTTTGAAGAGATATCTGAAGAATTGGGGTATATAACAAACAATGATTTTGAGTACGATGGAAGTGAAAAAGCTGTAAAAGGTGGTAGAATAAATTTGAGTACTTCGTCGTTCCCAGTTTCATATAGAATTTATGGCAAAAATGCTGGTGGTTACGGTTCATCGATATATGAATCATTACTATATCTTGACAGATATTATAACTATATACCGGGAATAGCATCACATTGGAAAATATCTGATGATAAAAAGAGTTTCTACTTTAGAATAAATCCTGATGCAAGATGGAGTGATGGATCAAGAATTACCACTGAAGATATTGTCTCAACTCATCATTTAGTTACTGATGAAGAGATTCTTGCCCCTTATACGAATCAGCTATTCAATGAGTTTCGACTTAGTAAGATCTCTGATTATATAGTAAAAGTTGAAACTGATAGTATATCTTTTAGGAGCTTTCTCAATTTTTCTACAGGTCTGTCAATTTTACCTGCTGAATATCTAAATAAAACTGATGCAAAAGGCTATCTTGAAAAGTACCAGTACAGAGAAATTCCTGGGTCTGGTCCATATACGATTGATCAGGAAAAGAGCATAAAAGGAAAAAGAATTGTTTTAAGAAAGAGATCGGATTATTGGGCTGAGAAAGAAAGAAGAAATATTGGAAGATATAATTTTTACGAAATTAACATGGATGTGGTTTTAGATAAATCCATGGTATTAGAGAAATTTAAAAAAGGTGATTTAGATTACTACTATATTGATGAAAGCCTCCACTGGGTAAAAACATTTGATCTAAAAAATCCAGGACCAGGATTAGAAGGTGTACTGGACAGGGGATTGATACAAAAAAGGAAAATTTATAATTTTTCTCCACACGGTAGAGATGGTATAGTTTTAAATATGAGAAAAAAACCATTTGACAATATTGATGTAAGAAAAGCTTTTGCCATGTTGTACAATAGAGATGCAATTATTGATAAGCTTGAGTTAAATGAAAAAGAGAAAATGAGTTCCCACTTTCCTGGTGGAGTATATGAATCGAAAAGTAATGAACCTGTAGAATATAATCCTGATTATGCAAATTTTTTACTTGATAAAGCTGGATGGAACTTCCGAACTGAAGAAGGTTTGAGAAAGAATGGAAATGGGGAAGTTTTCGAATTAGTAATGCATATTGACCCAAACAGGGAAAAATATTTCACTCTATATCAGGAAGATCTAAGAAATGCTGGAATAAAATTAAATCTTATACATGCAGACTGGCCGACAAGACAAAAATTGTTAGACGAAAGAAGATTTTCAATGAATCAGATAGGATATTGGGGAGAGCACGTTCCATCTCCAGATTACTATTTTCATTCCAAGTATGCAGATATTGATAATTCTAGTAATTTAAGTGGAATCAAAAACAATAGAATTGATGAACTGTGTGATAAATACGAAAAGTGTTTTGATCAGGCTCAAAGAGAAAGAATGATTCAGGAAATAGACAGTATTGCTTTCGAAACAGGTCATGTGATTTTTGGTTTTGATGGTAGATACACAGGCAGAATAGCATATTGGAATAAATTTGGTATGCCAGAAGGTGTATATAAATACAATAGCGAAGGAGGAATTATAGATATTTGGTGGATTGATAAGGATAAAGAAAATTTGTTATATAAAGCTGTAAATGATAAATCTATTTCGATGCCAATCGGATCGACAGAAGTAGATTATTATGGTTCTGGTTCGAGAAAATTTCGTTAGATGTCAGTGAATAAAAAAAGGAAGTAATAAAAACAACTTCCTTTTTTCGTACAAAGCTAAAAAGATTTGGTATGAAACTATCAGGAAATGGAATTTCATATAAAATCTACATCAATTTCTTATAAAATGAAGCTGAAATAGATTTTCGTTTTTCTTTTAATTTTAAACAAAAAAAGTTATTTTGACTCATGAATCAATAATTGGGAATCCTATGCGTATTATCCATACTTCAGACTGGCATATTGGTCATCTTTTTAATGGAAGAAAAAGATATGATGAATTCGAAAAATTTTTTAATTGGATGACAAACACAATAAATGAACTAAAAGTAGAAGTTTTAATTGTTTCAGGTGATATTTTTGATACAACATCACCTTCAAACAAAGCACAAGAGATGTATTACAATTTCTTAAAATCTTTAACAGATACATCATGTAAAATGATAGTGATTTCTGGTGGGAACCATGACTCTCCTACTTTTTTGGATGCTCCCAAAGAAGTTCTAAAACATTTGAATGTTTTTGTAAACGGTTCAATAACACAAAACATTGATGATCAGATTGTCAATTATAAATCAGAAGAATTGGAGTTAACTATTTGTAATGTACCATACTTACGTGATAGAGATTTGAGGAGTAATGAGTTTGGTGAATCTGATGATGAAAAAGGGCAAAAAATTGTCAAAGGAATAAAGAATCACTACCAATTAATTTATAATAGAGCTAAAGAATTATATCCTGAAAGTAAAATTTTTATGACTGGTCATCTATTTTGCCTTGGCGGAAAGATTCTTGAAGGTGATGGAGTAAGAGATATATATGTAGGTTCTATTGCAGGTTTTGACTCCTCAATTTTTCCTTCTGAAGCTGATTATATAGCTTTAGGGCATCTTCATTCTTCTCAAAAAGTTGGAGGAAATGAAAAAATCAGATATTCAGGCTCTCCTCTTCCCATGAATTTTTCCGAATCAAATATTAGAAAAAAGATACTGGTAATCGACATCAATCAAGAAATGACCATAGATGAGATCTCTGTTCCAATTTTTAAAGAAATCCATAGGTTAAGAGGAGATATAACTGAACTAATTTCAAGATTAGATAGTTTTGGTGAAAATGATTGCTTTGTAGAAGTTGAATATACTGGAGATGGATCAATTTCTGATTTGAGATTAGCATTAGATAAATTTTCTCTTGATGGAAAAATTGATATAGTAAAAATAATCAATAAAGCATTTATAAGTGATTTCAATAGCAATACCTTGGAGTTTGTTTCATTGGAAGATATTACTGAAGAAGAATTATTTTGCAGATATATTGATGAAACTGATATGAGCGAAGATAGAAAAGCTAAAATGAGAGTTTTATTTACAGATGTAGTGAAAGCTGTTAATGAAAATGATTTAAATGCAGAATAATTAGGATCCTATTTATGAAAATTTTAAAACTAATCATAGAAAATTTAAATTCAATTTATGGACGTTGGGAAATAGATTTCACTGACAAGCATTATCAGGAAAATAGTATATTTACGATTTCTGGACCTACTGGAAGTGGAAAATCTACAATACTGGATGGTATTTGTCTTGCACTTTATGGCAAAACTCCAAGATTGGATAAGATAAATGCTTCTTCAAATGAGATAATGTCCAGGCTAAGCAGTTTTTGCTCTGCTGAAGTTTTGTTTGAAACCTCATTTGGTAAATTTATAGCATCCTGGAGTCAAACTAGGAGTAGAAAAAAAAATGATGGAAATCTCCAGCTTCACAAACATGAACTTTCAAACGCAAGCACTGGTGAAATAATAGAATCTAAAGTAAGTAAAACATTTAAATGTGTGGAAGACGTTACTGGTATGGATTTTCACAGATTTACTAGAGCTATGTTGTTGGCACAAGGAAGTTTTTCTGTTTTTTTAAATGCCAATGCAGATGAAAGATCACCAATATTAGAACAAATTACCGGAACAGAGATCTACAGTACTATTTCTAAAAAAGTACACGAAATATATAGTATAAAAAAAAATGACTATAAACAATTAGAAATTGAATTACAAAATTATAGACTTCTTTCAGAAGAAGAGAGAGAAAATTACAATACAAACAAAGAGCTCATTGAAAAGGAAATTTTAGAAATCTCAAACAGGATTAAAAATAATTCAGTTTTTTTTGCTAAGATTCAAGAGAAAAAGAAGCTAAACTCCTCATTATTATTAGATTATCAAAAATTAGAGGAGATAGAAAATGAATGTACATTGTTTGAAAAAAATAAAGAAATTTTATCTTTTGCTGAAAGAGCAGAAAAAATAACTGGAGTTTACAACTCCCTTGAAAAAATAAAAATAAACATTGCTGAAAATGATGAAAAATACAAAATACTAATTGAATCCATTCCAGGACTTGAAAGCAATATTGGAGATAAAAATTCAATGTTAGCGTCACTTGAAGAAGAGACTTGTAATTTTAAACATGAAAAATCTGATTTATCAATTAAAATTAAAGAAACACGCATAATTGACCAAGAGATTAGTAATTTGCTTAATTCACTGAAGAGTAATGATAAAGAGATATCTGAACTTTCAAATTCAATTTCTCAGGTTAAAAAGGATCTTGAAAATTGTCTAGAGAATAAAAATAAAACAGAGAAAAAATTATCTGAAATTGAACTTTATCTAAATACAAATATTCTTGATGAAGAAATTAAAGGCTCACTTTCTGGTATCGAAGTTTCGATTTCTGAGCTTTTAAAGCTTAATAATAGAAAAAAAGATGTAGAGAAGGAGATTTTAAAGGAAAATGAAAAGGTAGATAATAATTTAGATAGATTAGATTTTCTAAATAAAAATTATTTTAAGAAATCAGAATTAGCTAATAATGAAAAATCAAAATATGATGAAATTAAAAAAGAGATTGAAATAATCGAATCTGAACATAACATGGGTGAATTGACTCAAAAAATAGAAACTGTAAAATCAATTATTAACATTTTCGAGGATTTTAATAAAGTAAGATCCACTATAGAGTTAAATGAACGACTAATTCACTCCATTGAGCTGAGTCTTGCAGAAGCAAATAATAATTTTGATATTGTTTCCAATAATTATGATAGGTCAGTAATTGAGCTAGATCTTAACGAAAAAAATTTAGATTTAATGACTCAAAAACAATTATTGGAAAAAAGAGTTTTAGATTTTGAACTTGAAAGAGCAAAATTGGTGAATAATCTACCTTGCCCACTTTGTGGATCGCTTGTTCATCCATTTACGGATGGTATTGAAATTGATTTGAACAGTACAAAAAATGAGATTGATCTTCTGCGAGAAACAATCAAAAGTAGCAAGGGAATTCAAAAAAAGCTCTTGTCTCAATTAAATGATTTCAAATCTGAAATAGTAAAATTTGAAAACAAAAAAGATGAACTTCTCAGAGTATTGGAAAAAGATAAGAAATATGTTAAAGATGTTTTAGAAGAGTTTAAACTTGAACTGCTTGAAGTTGAAAGTTTTTGTAATTCAAAGAAAAGTGAATTGGATATATTGAAAAAAATTGCAGATAATTATTTTTATCTAAATTCTGAAATTGTAAAAATATCTGAGAAAATTGGACTTTTTGATAAAGACTTAAATTCTGAATTAATAAGTATTGAAAAAGTAAAAAATGAATTAGATAATTCGCAGTCTAGTATAAATGAAAAAAATAAACTTTTAATGACTTTATCAGAACAGATAAAAACTGCTGGAGATGAGCTAAGTTTATCATTGAGCAAGTTTAACCTCAAAATTCCACAAAATCTTGACTTTCGACCTCTGATTGAGGATCTGAAATCCAGAGAAAACTTATATTCTTTCAATTACAAAACATTTCTATCGAAAAAAGAAGAACTAAATGATCTTATGAAATTAGAGAGTGTATTCAATGAAAAAGTGAATATTTTTTCTCAAGATTATTCAAAATTAGAGTTAAATAAACATAATTTAGAAAATACTATTTCTAAAAAACGCGGAGAAAGAAATTATTTATTTGGAAATAAAAATTGTGACTTGGTCGAGAATGAGCTAATTGTAAAAGAGAAAAAATATAATGATAGTATCGAATTAATTAAAAATGAGATAACAAAACTTATTATACAAAAGGAAAAAACAGAAACTCTAATTAACAGCATTTCAGAACAAATTATTGCTATGAAAAATTCTTTACATAGTGAAGAAACACTTTTTATCGAAAAATTAAAAGAGCAGAATTTTAGTAATAAAGAACATTATTTAAGATCCACTCGGACAGTCGAAGAAATAACAAATTTAAAGAATAGATCTTTAGAATTGGATGAGAAAAAACTTACAATTACAAATCTGATTGAAGATAAAAATAACAAACTTTTGGAATTGAATGAGATTGATATTACCGCAGAAATTGAAACAAATGAAAAAATAGCATTGGATGAAAACAAATATTCAGAGAATAAGGAGAATCTAGGTCGGATTAAGCATATATTGGATGAAGATAGTCGAATAAGAAAAGATAATGACCTGAAGATGAAAATTTTTAACTCCATGGGAAAAGATCTAGATGATTGGGAAGCGCTTCACGATTTGATAGGCTCAGCAGATGGTAAAAAATTCAGGAATATTGCTCAGGGAATTACATTTGAACAGATGGTTATAATCGCCAATCAGCAATTAAGAAAGATTACTGATAGATATATACTGGTGAGATCTAAAATCGAACCACTGGATCTCAATGTTATAGACAATTACCAGGCTGGAGTTGTTAGATCAACAAAAAATCTTTCTGGTGGGGAGAGTTTTTTAATTAGTTTATCATTAGCTTTGGGTTTGTCATATATGTCTGGTAAAAAATCTAGTGTTGACACCCTATTTTTAGATGAAGGTTTCGGTACTTTGGATGAAGATACTCTTGAAATTGCACTATCTGCTTTAAATTCTATCGGTCAGAACGGTAAATTAGTAGGTATAATTTCACATGTTCCAATTTTAAAAGAAAGAATAAGTACAACAATTAATGTGATTCCTAAAAATTTGGGGAAAAGTCTTTTGGAAGGACCTGGTGTAAGAGCAAATTAATTTTTATGAGGATATTTTTTAATCATTTATGAACTATAAAGGGCGAAAAATCGCCCATTATATCATTTTAACATGTTTTTAAAGTCATTCCCACTTGGATTTTGAAACACTTTGAGATCAAATTCTGGAATAATGGCTAAAAGATGATCAAATATATCAGATTGGATCTCCTCATATTGTATCCATCTGTTATCATTTGAAAAAACATACACTTCTAAAGGCACTCCTTCACTTGAAGGCTGTAATTGTCTTATCAAAAATGTTTTCTCTTTATCAATTTTTTGATGATTCTTCAAATATTCGCTGATATATGCTCTGAACGTACCAATATTTGTCAATGTACGCCTTTGACTTAAATCATCATCATTATATTTTTTATTATATTCATCCAACTCTTTTTGCTTATTAACAAAATAGTCTTTCAATAATCCCAGCTTCTGTAGTTTTTTATAGTCATCAGAATTTAAAAATTTTATAGTGCTCATATCTATATTAATGGCTCTTTTTATTCTTCTTACACCAGAATCAGACATACCTCGCCAATTTGTAAATGACCCGTCTATCAATTTATAGGTTGGTATTGTAACAATTGTTTTATCGAAATTTTGAACTTTAATCGTATGAAGAGCTATCTCTATTACGTCACCATCAGCTCCACATGAAGGCATGGTTATCCAATCACCAACTTTTACAATATTGGTAAACACAATCTGAAGTGAAGCTACAAAAGAAAGAATCGTATCTTTAAAAATTAACATCACAATTGCCGTCATTGCACCAATTCCTGAGAGGAGGACAAGTGGAGATTTCCCCATGAGTATTGCGATACTCATTATAATACCCAATAAAATCAGTATCATATTAATGATCTGAATAATTCCCTTTATAGATCTACCTTCTGCATATCTAGAATTATCATACAACTCATTAACAGCTTTTAGAAAAGAACTTAAGGATAGGATCAGCACGATACATATATAAACTAAAGAGAACTTTGATAATACCATGCTGAACTCAGGAATAAGATAACTGAGTAAATATATTATACTACCTGGTACAATTTTTATAAGATTGTCAAAAACATTATTACTCAGTAAAACATCGTCCCACCGATTTTTACTTTTTTCAACTACTTTTTTGATTATTCTGTAAACAATTTTTTTAGCTATATAATTGGATATCCAGGCAAGAATTAAAATTAAAATTGTTTTTGCAAACATGGATGCAATCGGATAAGCTTCATCAAAACCGATTAAATAATCCCAAATTATATTTTCCATCTATTTATCCTCCAAAGATTTAATAATAGCTTCTGCGTTTTTATTATTTGGATCTAATTCCAAAGATTTCTTGTAATTTAATAGAGCATTAAACTCATCACCTGAGGCTAAAAAAGCTTCACCTAAGGAATCATAAACATTCCCTTGATTAGGATACTCAATCACGTTTAGCATGAAAATTTCCAAAGCTACTTTATAATCTTTGATATTTAGAAAAAAGTAACCTGCATTATTTATTTCTGCTTCTGAAACTTTATATTTATCAGTTTGATTTTTTATTTCTTTGTAAAAAAAATCTGTTAAATTATTGCCACCATTTTTCAAAAAATCAATGAATGCATCAGAAAGCATTATTTTTGGATTACTTACACTCATCAACTCAACCTCAAAAATCAAATCAGAGTTCGATGGTATCAAATCTTTAATTTCTCTTTCTCCATAAGCTAAGTTTGAAGGAATTATTAATGTGAATTTATCTCCAACATTCATGAGTAAAATCCCTTCATCCCATCCCTTTATAACTTGTCCTTTTCCAATAATAAAGGATAAAGGGTCTTTACCAACTGAGGAATCAAAAACTGTTCCATCCTTTAATTTCCCTGTATAGTGAACTTCGACTTCTTTGCCGTTATCTGCATGAACTCCATTTCCTTTTTTATTGATAATATACTTCAATCCTGAAGCAGTGAAAAGTGTATCATTTACTGCAAATAAGTTTTCAATCGTGAAAAAATTAACAAAAATTGTTAAAAGTATAACCAATTTCATATTTCAACCTCTCTAACTTGATTATTTTATGTACGAAAAGTAAAATAATAAACGATAAAATCAAAGGATTTTGACTGAAAATAAAAAAAAGAAATAGTAAAATAAAGAACTTGAAATATAGTAATTTTCATATATATTACAATCGTTAACTTGGGAACAGCAGGGTGAAGAATATTATTGTTTTGATCACATACATCAAAAACCAATTTGAAAATAGTTGTTTTATAGCTAATTTTCAGATATACCCAGTTCTTTTTGATACATTAAAAAGTTATAATAAATCAAGGATTTCTTATGCTTAAGTTACTTATTCTCTCAACTGGTGCATTTACAATACTGTTCATAGGTATGGGAATCAAACTTTTTTTTCAGAGTAAATATAAGCATGTTTGCTCATGCAATTTTGATCCGGATAATAAAAAAAGCAGTAGTTGTTGTAGCACAAACTCAAAATCAAAAACCACCAGAGTAGAGTTAAAAAATTTCACAACTAAATAATTCATATAAATCTATAAGGAAAGTTCTATGAAACATGTCAGGTTAAAAAAGGGCTATGACATTAGGCTTGATGGAGATGTTTCCACCAAAATGGAAAAAGATCTAAAAATTCCTGATTTAATAGCAGTAAAACCGATAGACTTTACCGAGCTGAAAGAGAAAATGCTTGTTTCAGAAGGTGAAAGTGTAAAAATCGGAACCCCTCTTTTTTATGCCAAACAGAATGAAAGGATTAAGTTTGTTTCAACTGTAAGTGGTATAGTTAAAGAGATTAGACGTGGTGAAAGAAGAAAAGTAACTGCAGTCATCGTTGAAAACAACAAAAAGTGTGAAAGAGAAGAGATTACAATTGATGAAACTAGTAGAGAAAATATAGTTGAATCACTATGCTCTTCAGGTCTTTTTCCATTATTCAGACAGCGACCATTTCACAAAATTGCCAATCCAGATGATCTACCGCGAGATATATTTATTTCCGGATTTGATACTGCTCCATTAGCTACAGATCAAGCTTTTCTAATTCATGAAAACAGAACTGCTTTTCAATATGGGATAAACATTCTGAAAAAGTTAACTAATGGTAAAATATATTTCGGAATCAATGATTCCACTCCTAGTGACATTACAGGTGTAGAAAATGTAAAGTTCACTGGGCCACATCCATCAGGCAATGTTGGAGTTCAGATTCATCATATTTCACCTATTAAAGGAAGAAAAGATCTGGTTTGGACGATAAATGTTTCTGGTGTGATAAAAATTGGATTACTTTTCTCAGAAAAGAAAATTCCAACTGTACAGATTGTTAAAGTAGCTGGAACTGCTAGTCAGAATTCAGGATATTTCAAGATAATTTGTGGCTCGATTCTAAATACATTTTGTTCGGCAAATACCAATTCTGCTAGATTTATCTCTGGAAATCCTCTTACCGGTACCAATGAAGGATTTGAAGGTTTCCTAGGGTTCTACGATGATTTAGTTTCAATACTTCCAGAACCAAAAGACGCTTCATTCTTAGGATGGATTTCTCCTGGATTTGGGAAGGAAACAAAATCCAGAACATTGATGACCGGTTTTTTAGGAAAAAGCAGTAAATTTGATATTCCAACAGCTATAAACGGAGGACAAAGAGCCTTCATAGCAAGTGGAATCTATGAAGATGTTTTACCAATGGATATTCTTCCTGTATATTTGATGAAAAGTATTCTTGCTGAAGATGTTGAAGAAATGGAAGCACTGGGAATCTATGAAGTTGCTGAAGAAGATATCGCTTTGTGTGAATTCATATGCCCATCAAAAATTGAATGGCAAGAAATACTAAGAAATGGTCTTATCTATATGGAAAAAGAAGCATAATTTAAATTGGAAAGAACAATATGAAGTTTTTACATAATATGCTGGAGAAGGTGAAGCATGATTTTGAAAAGGGTGGTAAATATGAAAAATTTTATCCCCTATTTGAAATGACAGAAACTTTCCTTTTCTTACAGCCAAATCCGACTAAAAAAGGTTCTCACATCAGAGATGCTGTGGATTCGAAGCGATTTATGACAATGGTAATAATTGCACTTTTCCCAGCAATGATTTTTGGTATGTATAATATTGGATATCAACATTTTCAATCCTTGGGTGAACAAGGTTCTTTGATTTCAAATTTCCTTATTGGGGCAAGATATTTATTACCTCTATATATTGTAACCTTTGCAGTTGGAGGTTTCTGGGAAATGCTTTTTAGTGTTATCAGAAAACATGAGATAAATGAAGGTTTATTAGTGACTGGGTTTTTAGTTCCACTTATTGTGCCACCAACACTACCTTTATGGCAACTAGCTATTGCAATATCGTTTGGTATCGTGATGGCTAAAGAGGTTTTTGGAGGAACAGGAATGAACATTTTCAATCCTGCACTAATGACAAGAGCTTTTCTTTTCTTCGCTTATCCAAAACAGATTTCTGGTGATAGCGTTTGGACTGTTTTTGGAGATAAAGTTGTAGATGCCTATACTTCTGCCACTCCTTTAGCCGTAGCAGTTCAATCAAGCACAAGTGGAAATGTTGTTGTTGATTCCTTACATCAAAATGGTTACACATTATCAAATATGTTCATGGGCTTTATTCCAGGAAGTATTGGTGAAGTTTCCACTGCTGCTATAATTTTTGGAGCTTTCTTCCTAATTCTTACTGGTGTAGGAAGTTGGAGAATTATTTTGTCGGTATTTGTAGGCGGATACCTGATGGGACTTCTATTCAATATAACATCACCGGATGCAGCATCTATGTTTGCCATTCCTTCGCACTATCATCTGGTAATGGGCGGGTTTGCTTTTGGAGCAGTTTTCATGGCAACTGATCCTGTGACTGCTGCACAAACTAATACAGGAAAGATAATCTATGGTCTATTGGTTGGTGCTCTAGCCATCTTGATCAGATCACTAAATCCGGCATATCCTGAAGGTATGATGCTTGCTATTCTACTTATGAACGCTTTTGCTCCGTTTATCGATTATTTTGTAGTAGAAAAAAACAAGAAAAGGAGATTGAGTTATGCTAAATAAAGAAAACAATCTCTATACTTTGGGTTTTGCAGGTCTTATAACTATTTGCTGTGCAATACTACTTTCATATGCTTCATTTAGTCTGAAAGATAAACAAGCTAAAAATCTTGAAATTGAAGCAAAGAAAAACGTTTTAAAAGCTGTTGCCCTTGTTAAAGAAGATCAAAAAATATCTGGGGAAGAGATAATTGATCTATATGAAAAATCTATTGAAGAAAAATATGTGGATAAAAATGGTAATTTTACTGATGATGGAAATCAGATTTTTATCGCCAAACAAAATGGAGAAATAACTTCATATTGTATACCAGTAGTTGGCAAGGGTTTATGGTCTACAATTTATGGCTATCTGGCACTTGAAAAAGATGTAAACACTGTAAAGGGTATTACTTTCTACAAGCATGGTGAAACTCCGGGTCTTGGTGGAGAGATAGAGGCCTCGTGGTTTACTTCAAACTTTGTAGGCAAGAAAATATATGATGCAAATGATAAGCTAGTTTCTATTTCAGTTGTTAAAGGACAAGTTGATAATTCATTGGCATCAGCGAACAATCAGGTTGACGGAATTAGTGGGGCAACCCTTACATGTAAGGGAGTTGATAAATTTTTACACGAAGACGTAAAATCTTATGAACCTTTTTTTAACAATATCAGAGGAGGTAAATAATGGATCTGAAACTTGTCAAAGAACCTCTGATAAAGAGCAACCCAATTCTGGTTCAGGTTTTAGGTATCTGTTCAGCTCTTGCTGTTACAACTCAATTAAAACTTGCAATTGTTATGGGAATAGCAGTTACTTTTGTTACTGCATTTTCAAACCTTTTTACATCACTTATCAGGAATTATATTCCTAATAAAATCAGAATAATTGTTGAAATGTCTATTATTGCTACATTTGTAATACTAGTGGATGAGTTCTTAAAGGCTTATGCTTTTGATATCTCAAAACAACTTTCTGTTTTTGTTGGTTTAATTATTACAAATTGTATTGTTTTGGGTAGATTGGAAGCCTACGCCATGGGCAATAAAGCCTTTCCTTCATTTATGGACGGCATTGGAAATGGTTTTGGTTATGGTTTAATACTGATTATTGTTGGAGCAGTAAGAGAAGTAACTGGTTCTGGTAAACTTTTTGGAGTTTCTATCATCCCAGATTCATTTTATGCAATTGGTTATGAAAACAATGGAATCATGATTCTTGCTCCAGGAGTTTTCTTTCTACTTGCTATACTTGTCTGGATACACAGAACTATAACAGGAACACATGAAAGTAAATAATTAGACAGGAAAAATTATGGAATATATAAATTTAGCTATA
It includes:
- the nqrC gene encoding NADH:ubiquinone reductase (Na(+)-transporting) subunit C, yielding MLNKENNLYTLGFAGLITICCAILLSYASFSLKDKQAKNLEIEAKKNVLKAVALVKEDQKISGEEIIDLYEKSIEEKYVDKNGNFTDDGNQIFIAKQNGEITSYCIPVVGKGLWSTIYGYLALEKDVNTVKGITFYKHGETPGLGGEIEASWFTSNFVGKKIYDANDKLVSISVVKGQVDNSLASANNQVDGISGATLTCKGVDKFLHEDVKSYEPFFNNIRGGK
- a CDS encoding NADH:ubiquinone reductase (Na(+)-transporting) subunit D, which codes for MDLKLVKEPLIKSNPILVQVLGICSALAVTTQLKLAIVMGIAVTFVTAFSNLFTSLIRNYIPNKIRIIVEMSIIATFVILVDEFLKAYAFDISKQLSVFVGLIITNCIVLGRLEAYAMGNKAFPSFMDGIGNGFGYGLILIIVGAVREVTGSGKLFGVSIIPDSFYAIGYENNGIMILAPGVFFLLAILVWIHRTITGTHESK